A genome region from bacterium includes the following:
- a CDS encoding GntR family transcriptional regulator has translation MATEGLLSVEPRKGYFVRPLTVKRITEAYDVRMGLEFLAIEVITTKQKPLHLERLEELLHEREATVSGRTIVDRDLYIATNEAFHNYIIDLANNDILSEVYRKLAVNLLMNRIMYDAKETAGDVGGEHAEMVGALRQRDLERFRRVCRKHIETGKKMAQLAIERAGGTL, from the coding sequence TTGGCGACTGAAGGATTGCTGAGCGTCGAACCGCGCAAGGGATACTTCGTTAGACCACTAACGGTAAAGCGGATTACGGAAGCGTATGACGTTCGCATGGGACTGGAATTTCTGGCAATAGAAGTTATCACCACGAAGCAGAAACCACTCCACCTGGAGCGTCTAGAAGAATTGCTTCACGAGCGAGAAGCAACGGTTAGCGGTCGGACCATCGTTGACCGCGATCTCTATATCGCCACAAACGAGGCGTTCCACAATTACATTATTGACCTCGCGAACAACGACATCCTCTCGGAGGTGTATCGGAAACTCGCTGTGAACCTACTGATGAACAGGATTATGTATGACGCGAAGGAAACCGCCGGTGACGTCGGCGGTGAGCATGCCGAAATGGTCGGTGCGTTGCGACAGCGAGATTTAGAACGCTTCCGGCGTGTGTGTCGCAAGCACATTGAGACCGGCAAGAAGATGGCCCAATTGGCTATTGAACGAGCTGGTGGGACTCTCTAA